One Phaseolus vulgaris cultivar G19833 chromosome 11, P. vulgaris v2.0, whole genome shotgun sequence genomic window carries:
- the LOC137833503 gene encoding cyclin-dependent kinases regulatory subunit 1-like produces the protein MEEISYSDKYFDDAYEYRHVILPPEIAKLLPKNRLLSEKEYRAIGVRQSRGWVHYAIHRPEPQILLFRRPLNYQAQQENKAQDQAQDQTVIQISE, from the exons ATGGAGGAAATCTCATATTCTGATAAGTACTTCGATGATGCTTATGAATATAG ACATGTGATTCTGCCTCCTGAAATCGCCAAGCTTCTTCCCAAAAATCGACTTCTCTCTGAA AAAGAGTACAGGGCGATTGGGGTTCGGCAGAGCCGTGGGTGGGTTCATTACGCAATTCATCGACCTGAGCCACAAATACTCCTTTTCAGGAGGCCTTTGAATTATCAGGCCCAACAGGAAAACAAGGCCCAAGATCAGGCCCAGGACCAAACTGTTATACAAATCTCAGAATAG
- the LOC137817934 gene encoding protein argonaute 5, with amino-acid sequence MSRRGNQSDSNRPPHSTAPSPAAGGRGRGRGRGRGRGEHSAQTAYSASPAHTSSAVSPAPSTAAPPRAVAAVPASAAPGPSLPPTVQVSPAPVSGSAAAVATSAQSLAAESLSSTLEKQLTLASSASSSSAPSSSKAVRFPDRPGIGRAGKKIQVRANHFPVQVPQIDIYHYDVTITPEITSKKISRDVIGLLVQAHRQSILANRLPAYDGRKSLFTSGPLPFESKDFKVKLGDEDEPGSSATPTSARKKREREFRVSIRFATKTDLHHLIQFLGRSQLDCPQETIQALDVVLRATPSEKFDVVGRSFFSPALGPKGPLGSGTEFWRGYYQSLRPTQMGLSLNIDVSARAFYEAIPVLDFILKHFRLDPQGPLHDQDRVKIKRALRGVKVQVNHGQNIRRYKVSAVTKEPLRGLMFTLDDNGTKSSVVQYFQEKYNISLQYTQLPALQAGSDTKPIFLPMELCTIVAGQRYTKKLNEGQVTALLKATCQRPHDRENSIRQVVKQSNFSTDQFARDFQIRVREEPILLDARVLPPPMLKYHGSGGESQVQPRMGQWNMINKKVIIGGTVEYWTCLNLSGRIFRDLPFQLCQNLVEMCNSKGMRFKGTPVVPITTAPSGQIENALKNLHKRCMEAGGLQLLIIILPDVKGSYGKIKRICETELGIVSQCCQPNQVTKMNKQYLENLSLKINVKVGGTNTILNDAFANRIPHVSDTPTIIFGADVTHPQPGEDSSPSIAAVVASMDWPYVTRYKGVVSAQKHREEIIQDLFIEREDPVKGVVHSGIIRDLFRAFRNSTNRKPERIIFYRDGVSEGQFNQVLLYEMDAIRRACSSLQADYLPPVTFVVVQKRHHTRLFPADHRARDSTDRSGNIMPGTVVDTTICHPREFDFYLNSHAGIQGTSRPTHYHVLFDENKFTADELQILTNNLCYTYARCTRSVSIVPPAYYAHLAAFRARYYIEGDASESGSASGGRGGFANFEVKLPSVKSNVSDVMFFC; translated from the exons ATGTCTCGTCGAGGAAACCAATCCGATTCTAACCGTCCGCCGCACTCCACGGCTCCTTCTCCCGCTGCCGGAGGCCGGGGCCGTGGTCGTGGTCGCGGTCGCGGCCGCGGTGAACATTCCGCTCAAACAGCATACTCTGCTTCTCCTGCGCACACTTCATCTGCTGTTTCTCCGGCTCCTTCCACTGCCGCTCCTCCCCGTGCTGTGGCAGCCGTCCCTGCATCGGCGGCGCCTGGTCCATCCCTCCCTCCGACGGTTCAAGTCTCGCCGGCGCCAGTTTCTGGATCAGCGGCAGCGGTTGCTACGTCCGCGCAGTCTCTGGCGGCAGAATCTCTTAGTTCGACGCTCGAGAAGCAACTGACATTGGCTTCGTCGGCATCGTCGTCGTCGGCACCGTCGTCGTCAAAGGCTGTGCGATTCCCGGACCGGCCAGGAATAGGAAGAGCGGGAAAGAAGATCCAAGTGCGCGCGAATCATTTTCCAGTGCAAGTTCCGCAGATAGATATTTATCACTACGAT GTAACGATCACTCCGGAGATCACTTCAAAGAAGATTTCCAGAGATGTTATCGGCTTGTTGGTCCAAGCCCACCGCCAATCTATCTTAGCAAATCGCTTGCCGGCGTATGATGGAAGAAAAAGTCTTTTTACATCTGGACCTTTGCCATTCGAATCTAAGGATTTTAAGGTCAAGCTGGGGGATGAGGATGAACCAGGGTCTTCTGCCACTCCTACATCTGCCag AAAAAAGCGTGAACGGGAGTTTAGGGTCTCTATTCGATTTGCTACGAAGACTGACCTTCATCACCTTATTCAGTTTCTTGGTCGCAGTCAGTTGGACTGTCCACAGGAAACTATTCAGGCGCTTGATGTTGTTCTGCGGGCTACACCTTCTGaaaa GTTTGATGTGGTTGGGAGATCCTTTTTTTCTCCTGCATTGGGACCTAAAGGACCTTTGGGCAGTGGGACTGAATTTTGGCGAGGGTATTACCAGAGTCTTCGCCCAACTCAGATGGGCCTGTCTCTTAATATTG ATGTGTCGGCGAGAGCATTTTATGAGGCTATTCCTGTCCTTGATTTCATTTTGAAGCATTTTAGACTCGATCCTCAAGGGCCTTTGCATGATCAGGATCGAGTTAAG ATTAAGAGAGCTCTGAGAGGAGTCAAGGTACAGGTTAATCATGGACAGAATATCAGACGTTACAAAGTCTCTGCTGTCACAAAAGAACCCCTCAGAGGCTTAAT GTTTACTCTTGATGACAATGGAACAAAATCCTCAGTTGTTCAGTATTTCCAAGagaaatataatatttctttGCAGTATACACAGCTTCCTGCTCTTCAAGCTGGTTCCGACACCAAACCAATTTTTTTGCCTATGGAG CTTTGTACAATCGTGGCTGGACAGAGATATACCAAGAAACTGAATGAGGGTCAAGTAACTGCTCTTTTAAAGGCAACTTGTCAGCGTCCTCATGATAGGGAGAACTCCATCAGACAG GTTGTCAAGCAGAGCAATTTCAGTACTGACCAATTTGCTCGGGACTTTCAAATTCGAGTCAGGGAGGAACCAATATTGCTTGATGCTCGTGTCTTGCCTCCCCCTATG CTTAAATACCATGGATCAGGTGGCGAGTCACAGGTTCAACCAAGGATGGGTCAGTGGAATATGATTAATAAG AAAGTGATTATTGGCGGTACGGTTGAATATTGGACTTGCCTCAACTTATCTGGAAGAATATTCAGAGATCTTCCATTTCAACTTTGTCAGAATTTAGTTGAAATGTGTAACAGCAAGGGAATG CGTTTTAAAGGAACTCCTGTAGTGCCTATAACAACAGCTCCAAGTGGTCAAATAGAGAATGCTCTTAAGAACCTCCATAAGCGCTGTATGGAGGCCGGAGGACTTCAATTGTTGATCATTATTTTACCTGATGTCAAGGGGTCGTATG GGAAAATTAAGCGCATCTGTGAAACTGAGTTAGGAATAGTATCTCAGTGTTGTCAGCCTAATCAAGTGACGAAAATGAACAAGCAATATCTTGAAAATCTATCCCTCAAGATAAATGTGAAG GTTGGTGGTACGAACACGATATTGAATGATGCATTTGCGAATAGAATACCTCATGTCTCCGATACACCAACAATCATCTTTGGTGCAGATGTAACACATCCCCAACCAGGGGAGGACTCTAGTCCTTCTATTGCTGCA GTAGTGGCATCAATGGATTGGCCTTACGTAACAAGGTATAAAGGAGTTGTTTCTGCTCAGAAACATCGGGAAGAAATTATTCAAGATCTTTTCATTGAACGTGAAGATCCGGTGAAGGGAGTTGTACATTCAGGAATTATCAG GGATTTGTTTCGTGCTTTCCGGAATTCAACTAATCGAAAGCCAGAAAGGATTATATTCTACAG AGATGGTGTGAGCGAGGGCCAATTTAATCAAGTGCTACTTTATGAGATGGATGCCATAAGACGG GCCTGTAGCTCGTTACAAGCCGACTATTTACCACCTGTTACTTTTGTGGTGGTTCAGAAGAGGCACCATACTCGGTTGTTCCCTGCGGATCACAGAGCTCGTGATAGTACAGATAGAAGTGGAAATATAATGCCAG GGACTGTAGTTGACACAACCATATGTCATCCCCGGGAGTTTGATTTTTACCTGAATAGTCATGCTGGAATTCAG GGAACAAGCAGACCAACTCATTATCATGTATTGTTCgatgaaaataaatttactgCTGATGAGTTGCAGATTTTAACCAATAATTTGTGCTATAC GTATGCAAGATGTACTCGATCAGTTTCTATAG TTCCTCCCGCGTATTATGCTCATTTGGCCGCATTCCGTGCGCGCTATTACATAGAAGGCGATGCATCAGAATCTGGTTCTGCATCTGGAGGCAGGGGTGGTTTTGCCAACTTTGAGGTTAAATTGCCCTCGGTGAAAAGTAATGTCTCGGACGTGATGTTTTTCTGTTGA
- the LOC137820914 gene encoding aspartic proteinase 36-like, translating into MEVVAAVFLFAAALLSVGEGSPVTLTLERAFPSNHGVELNQLRARDSLRHRRMLQSTNYVVDFPVKGTFDPSQVGLYYTKVKMGTPPREFYVQIDTGSDVLWVSCGSCNGCPQTSGLQIQLNYFDPRSSSTSSLISCSDRRCKNGVQSSDASCSGQNNQCTYTFQYGDGSGTSGYYVSDLMHFASIFEGSLTTNSSASVVFGCSIQQTGDLTKSDRAVDGIFGFGQQGMSVISQLSSQGIAPRVFSHCLKGDNSGGGVLVLGEIVEPNIVYTPLVPSQPHYNLYLQSISVNGQPLQIDPAVFATSNNRGTIVDSGTTLSYLAEEAYTTFVNAITAAIPQSVRSVLSRGNQCYLITSSSNVDIFPQVSLNFAGGASLVLRPLDYLIQQNYIGEGSVWCIGFQKIPGESVTILGDLVLKDKIFVYDLAGQRIGWVNYDCSLPVNVSASTGRGRSEFVDAGELGGSTSLCDGPHTLIRTLFLALFMHITLFL; encoded by the exons ATGGAAGTGGTGGCCGCCGTTTTTCTGTTCGCCGCCGCTCTTCTGTCGGTGGGGGAGGGGTCGCCGGTGACTCTGACGCTGGAAAGAGCATTTCCTTCGAATCATGGCGTGGAGTTGAATCAGCTCAGAGCGAGGGACAGCCTCAGACATCGTAGAATGTTGCAGTCTACTAACTATGTTGTAGATTTCCCTGTCAAAGGCACCTTCGATCCCTCACAAGTCGG GCTTTACTATACCAAGGTAAAAATGGGTACTCCTCCAAGGGAATTTTATGTGCAGATTGACACTGGGAGTGATGTTCTCTGGGTTAGTTGTGGGTCCTGCAATGGTTGTCCTCAGACAAGTGGGCTGCAA ATTCAGCTCAATTACTTTGACCCTAGGAGTTCATCAACATCTTCATTGATCTCTTGTTCAGACCGGAGGTGCAAGAACGGAGTACAGTCCTCCGATGCAAGCTGTTCCGGTCAGAACAACCAGTGCACTTATACGTTCCAGTACGGAGATGGCAGTGGGACATCAGGCTATTATGTGTCAGACTTGATGCATTTTGCTAGTATTTTTGAGGGATCCTTGACAACAAATTCTTCGGCATCTGTAGTTTTTGG TTGTAGCATCCAGCAGACTGGGGACTTAACAAAGTCTGATAGAGCAGTTGATGGGATATTTGGATTTGGGCAACAAGGCATGTCTGTCATTTCCCAACTCTCATCGCAAGGAATTGCACCAAGAGTGTTCTCTCATTGCTTAAAAGGAGATAATAGTGGTGGGGGTGTCTTGGTTCTTGGTGAAATTGTGGAGCCAAACATAGTTTATACTCCACTTGTTCCATCACA GCCTCATTACAATTTATATCTGCAGAGCATCTCTGTCAATGGCCAGCCTTTGCAAATTGACCCTGCAGTTTTTGCTACATCAAACAACAGAGGTACCATTGTTGATTCTGGAACAACTTTGTCCTACCTTGCAGAAGAGGCTTATACAACCTTTGTGAATGCG ATTACAGCAGCTATTCCACAATCTGTACGTAGTGTTCTTTCTAGGGGAAATCAGTGTTACTTAATAACCAGCTCCAG CAATGTTGACATTTTTCCACAAGTAAGTCTGAACTTCGCTGGTGGTGCATCTCTGGTTTTAAGACCACTGGACTACCTTATTCAACAGAATTATATT GGTGAGGGTTCAGTTTGGTGTATTGGCTTTCAGAAAATCCCGGGTGAAAGTGTAACTATTCTAGGAG ATCTCGTATTAAAAGACAAAATTTTTGTCTATGATCTTGCTGGTCAACGCATTGGATGGGTTAATTATGACT GTTCACTGCCTGTGAATGTATCTGCATCAACTGGTAGGGGCAGAAGTGAGTTTGTAGATGCAGGAGAGCTAGGTGGAAGCACTTCTTTATGTGATGGACCTCACACTTTGATAAGGACATTGTTCCTTGCTCTGTTCATGCATATAACACTATTTTTGTAG